In the genome of Cupriavidus taiwanensis, one region contains:
- a CDS encoding PQQ-dependent methanol/ethanol family dehydrogenase: MRTLRVGLAIATTAAAIAAAAASVAAQAAVSDAMIENDAKSPGDVLSWGMGPQGQRYSTLARINTKNVGRLVPAWSFSFGGEKQRGQESQPLIHDGKMFVTASYSRIYALDVKTGRKLWKYEHRLPEGIMPCCDVVNRGAALYDNLVIFGTLDAQLVALDQNSGKVVWKEKLEDYAAGYSYTAAPLVAKGLVLTGISGGEFGVVGRVEARDAKTGQLVWSRPVVEGHMGYKYDKDGNKTEIGMTGTQNASWPGETWKTGGAATWLGGTYDPATGLAYFGTGNPGPWNSHIRKGDNLYSASTVALDPATGKIVWHYQNTPNDGWDFDGVNEFVTFDLDGKRMGGKADRNGFFYVNDATSGKLVNAFPFVNKITWASGIDLKSGRPNYVAEGRPGDPAAANGEKKGKSVFAAPGFLGGKNQQPMAYSPQTGLFYVPANEWGMDIWNEPISYKKGAAFLGAGFTIQPLNEDYIGSLRAINPKTGKIVWEVKNGAPLWGGAMTTAGGLVFWGTPEGYLKAADAKTGKELWQFQTGSGVVAPPVTWEENGEQFVAVVSGWGGAVPLWGGEVAKRVNFLEQGGSVWVFKLHKS; encoded by the coding sequence ATGAGGACCTTACGAGTAGGGCTGGCAATTGCGACAACCGCGGCGGCAATCGCGGCCGCTGCGGCGAGCGTTGCCGCGCAGGCGGCGGTAAGCGACGCCATGATCGAGAACGATGCGAAGTCCCCCGGCGACGTGCTGTCGTGGGGCATGGGCCCGCAGGGGCAGCGCTATTCGACGCTGGCGCGCATCAATACCAAGAACGTGGGCCGGCTGGTGCCGGCGTGGTCGTTCTCGTTCGGCGGCGAGAAGCAGCGCGGGCAGGAGTCGCAGCCGCTGATCCACGACGGCAAGATGTTTGTCACCGCGTCGTATTCGCGCATCTATGCGCTCGACGTGAAGACCGGGCGCAAGCTGTGGAAGTACGAGCACCGCCTGCCCGAAGGCATCATGCCGTGCTGCGACGTGGTCAACCGGGGCGCGGCGCTGTACGACAACCTGGTGATCTTCGGCACGCTCGACGCGCAGCTGGTGGCGCTGGACCAGAACAGCGGCAAGGTGGTTTGGAAAGAGAAGCTGGAAGACTACGCCGCCGGCTATTCGTACACGGCCGCGCCGCTGGTGGCCAAGGGCCTGGTGCTGACCGGCATCTCGGGCGGCGAATTCGGCGTGGTCGGCCGCGTCGAGGCGCGCGATGCCAAGACCGGGCAGCTGGTGTGGTCGCGGCCGGTGGTCGAAGGCCACATGGGCTACAAGTACGACAAGGACGGCAACAAGACCGAGATCGGCATGACCGGCACCCAGAACGCCAGCTGGCCCGGCGAGACCTGGAAGACCGGCGGCGCGGCCACGTGGCTGGGCGGCACCTATGACCCGGCCACCGGCCTGGCCTACTTTGGCACCGGCAACCCGGGCCCGTGGAACAGCCATATCCGCAAGGGCGACAACCTCTACTCTGCCTCGACCGTGGCGCTCGATCCCGCCACCGGCAAGATCGTCTGGCACTACCAGAACACGCCCAACGACGGCTGGGATTTCGACGGCGTGAACGAGTTCGTCACCTTCGACCTGGACGGCAAGCGCATGGGCGGCAAGGCCGACCGCAACGGCTTCTTCTACGTCAACGATGCCACCAGCGGCAAGCTGGTCAATGCCTTCCCGTTCGTGAACAAGATCACCTGGGCCAGCGGCATCGACCTGAAGAGCGGCCGCCCCAACTACGTCGCCGAGGGCCGTCCCGGCGACCCGGCCGCCGCCAACGGCGAGAAGAAGGGCAAGTCGGTGTTCGCGGCACCGGGCTTCCTGGGCGGCAAGAACCAGCAGCCGATGGCCTACAGCCCGCAGACCGGCCTGTTCTACGTGCCCGCCAACGAGTGGGGCATGGACATCTGGAACGAGCCCATCAGCTACAAGAAGGGTGCTGCGTTCCTGGGCGCGGGCTTCACCATCCAGCCGCTCAACGAGGACTACATCGGCTCGCTGCGCGCGATCAACCCCAAGACCGGCAAGATCGTCTGGGAGGTCAAGAACGGCGCGCCGCTGTGGGGCGGCGCCATGACCACCGCGGGCGGGCTGGTGTTCTGGGGCACGCCCGAAGGCTACCTGAAGGCCGCCGACGCCAAGACCGGCAAGGAGCTCTGGCAGTTCCAGACCGGCAGCGGCGTGGTCGCGCCGCCGGTCACGTGGGAAGAGAACGGCGAGCAGTTCGTCGCCGTGGTCTCCGGCTGGGGCGGCGCGGTGCCGCTGTGGGGCGGCGAGGTGGCCAAGCGCGTGAACTTCCTGGAGCAGGGCGGCTCGGTGTGGGTGTTCAAGCTGCACAAGAGCTGA
- a CDS encoding ABC transporter ATP-binding protein, whose translation MNALPIQEAPALACDAVRKAFGGRVALDGVSLCVRRGEFVALLGPNGAGKTTLFQILSGLFVADAGQVMVMGCDMRRDPVRALAQLGIVFQQPAIDLDLPVLANLRFHADLHGLPRREAAQRIARLLQAFGLAPRAQAPVRELSGGSRRKVELARALLHEPAMLLLDEPTVGLDPASRVQLLAETRRLARHAGAGVLWATHLVQEVEQADRVIVLDRGAVRFDGTPAALLGVTAAATLEAAFLAMTPSVSRAAQTELTA comes from the coding sequence ATGAACGCACTGCCAATCCAGGAAGCGCCGGCGCTTGCTTGCGACGCGGTGCGCAAGGCGTTCGGCGGGCGCGTCGCGCTCGACGGGGTTTCGCTGTGCGTGCGGCGCGGCGAGTTCGTGGCGCTGCTGGGGCCCAACGGCGCGGGCAAGACCACGCTGTTCCAGATCCTCAGCGGCCTGTTCGTCGCCGATGCCGGGCAGGTCATGGTGATGGGCTGCGACATGCGGCGCGACCCGGTGCGCGCGCTGGCGCAGCTGGGCATCGTGTTCCAGCAGCCCGCCATCGACCTGGACCTGCCGGTGCTGGCCAACCTGCGCTTCCATGCCGACCTGCATGGCCTGCCGCGGCGCGAGGCGGCGCAGCGGATCGCGCGCCTGCTGCAGGCCTTCGGCCTGGCGCCGCGCGCGCAAGCGCCGGTGCGCGAGCTGTCGGGCGGCAGCCGGCGCAAGGTCGAACTGGCGCGCGCCTTGCTGCATGAGCCGGCCATGCTGCTGCTCGACGAGCCGACGGTGGGACTCGACCCCGCCTCGCGCGTGCAGCTGCTGGCCGAGACCCGGCGGCTGGCGCGGCACGCAGGCGCCGGCGTGCTGTGGGCGACCCACCTGGTGCAGGAGGTGGAGCAGGCCGACCGCGTGATCGTGCTCGACCGCGGCGCGGTGCGCTTCGACGGCACCCCGGCCGCGCTGCTGGGGGTCACCGCGGCCGCGACGCTGGAAGCCGCTTTCCTCGCCATGACGCCGTCGGTCAGCCGCGCGGCGCAAACGGAGCTGACCGCATGA
- a CDS encoding c-type cytochrome has translation MKKEWMALAAVGAMLPGAALAATAAEMQALADKSGCFSCHGMQSKVVGPGFAEVAARYKGDSQAAASLAKKIREGGKGAWGRIPMPPHGSLGEDDAKKLAEWVLGVG, from the coding sequence ATGAAGAAAGAATGGATGGCGCTGGCTGCGGTTGGCGCGATGTTGCCGGGCGCGGCGCTGGCCGCCACGGCGGCGGAGATGCAGGCGCTGGCGGACAAGAGCGGCTGCTTTTCCTGCCATGGCATGCAGTCGAAGGTGGTGGGGCCGGGGTTTGCCGAGGTGGCGGCGCGGTACAAGGGCGACAGCCAGGCGGCCGCTTCGCTGGCGAAGAAGATTCGCGAGGGCGGCAAGGGGGCGTGGGGCAGGATCCCCATGCCGCCGCATGGAAGTCTGGGAGAGGATGATGCGAAGAAGCTGGCGGAGTGGGTGCTTGGGGTCGGCTGA
- a CDS encoding branched-chain amino acid ABC transporter substrate-binding protein produces the protein MTERALAVLAFTLAAALASPLHGAEVRVAVVSLADDARHAPRRLAQRYPDQPQGSALDAAQVAAAEARFALEAAGQSLRVEAQQARTEAEVATLVAALARQGTRYIVLDLPAAAVRAAVGAVRPGEALLFNVSADDDALRGSGCAPVLLHTLPSLRMRADALMQYLAARKWRRALLLSGPSPADAAQREALLGAARRFGIAWSAQRAFRLSNDPRERDQANVRLLTGGADYDVVVVADADGEFARGLPYATQLPRPVVGASGLGAQAWHWTWERNGGPQLNRRFARAAGRPMTGYDWAAWVAVKAIAESVVRQPAGFAAQAQALAAGQVVVDGFKGPPLSFRRWDRQLRQPLMLAHPDGVVGTAPVEGVLHPKNNLDTLGADEADTACRAPT, from the coding sequence ATGACTGAGCGGGCGCTGGCCGTGCTGGCCTTTACGCTTGCGGCGGCGCTGGCGTCGCCGCTGCATGGCGCGGAGGTGCGCGTGGCGGTGGTGTCGCTGGCCGACGATGCCCGCCACGCGCCGCGGCGGCTGGCGCAGCGCTATCCCGACCAGCCGCAGGGCAGCGCGCTCGACGCCGCCCAGGTGGCCGCGGCGGAAGCGCGCTTTGCGCTGGAGGCCGCGGGCCAGTCGCTGCGGGTCGAGGCGCAGCAGGCCCGCACCGAAGCCGAGGTGGCCACGCTGGTCGCGGCGCTGGCGCGACAGGGCACGCGCTACATCGTGCTCGACCTGCCGGCGGCCGCGGTCCGGGCCGCGGTGGGCGCGGTCAGGCCGGGCGAGGCCCTGCTGTTCAATGTCTCGGCCGACGACGATGCGCTGCGCGGCTCAGGCTGCGCGCCGGTGCTGCTGCATACGCTGCCCAGCCTGCGCATGCGCGCCGATGCGCTGATGCAATACCTGGCCGCGCGCAAGTGGCGCCGCGCCTTGCTGCTGAGCGGCCCGTCCCCGGCCGACGCCGCGCAGCGAGAGGCGCTGCTGGGCGCGGCGCGGCGCTTCGGCATCGCCTGGAGCGCGCAGCGCGCATTCCGGCTGTCCAACGATCCGCGCGAGCGCGACCAGGCCAATGTCAGGCTGCTGACCGGTGGCGCGGACTACGACGTGGTGGTGGTGGCCGACGCCGACGGCGAGTTCGCGCGCGGCCTGCCCTACGCCACGCAGCTGCCGCGCCCGGTGGTTGGCGCCAGCGGGCTGGGCGCGCAGGCCTGGCACTGGACCTGGGAGCGCAACGGCGGGCCGCAGCTCAACCGGCGCTTCGCCCGCGCCGCGGGCCGGCCGATGACCGGCTACGACTGGGCCGCGTGGGTCGCCGTCAAGGCCATTGCCGAGAGCGTGGTGCGGCAGCCCGCGGGCTTTGCCGCGCAGGCGCAGGCGCTGGCCGCGGGGCAGGTGGTGGTGGATGGCTTCAAGGGCCCGCCGCTGTCGTTCCGGCGCTGGGACCGCCAGCTGCGCCAGCCGCTGATGCTGGCGCACCCCGACGGCGTGGTCGGCACCGCGCCGGTCGAAGGCGTGCTGCATCCGAAGAACAACCTCGACACCCTGGGCGCCGACGAAGCCGACACCGCGTGCCGCGCCCCGACCTGA
- a CDS encoding ABC transporter permease translates to MTMPATLPPSMRHRWRALRAVCGRELRKYLRQPGRLLSSLVRPLLWLLVFAAGFQNALGVAIAPPYDSYIEYQVYVAPGLLGMIALFNGMQSSLAMVYDREMGVMRLLLTAPLPRGWLLGCKLAAGTLLSLLQMAAFLLVAAAFGIRFAPLHLLAGLGAMTLAALMLGALGLLLSVHVRQLENFAGTMNFVIFPMFFISSALYPLWRLQESGAEAVYQLARLNPFTHAVEAIRFALYGQLAPHSLAIVAASAVAFFALALRGYDPQRGMARRGQPA, encoded by the coding sequence ATGACCATGCCCGCCACCCTGCCACCGTCGATGCGCCATCGCTGGCGCGCACTGCGCGCGGTCTGCGGCCGCGAACTGCGCAAATACCTGCGCCAGCCCGGACGGCTGCTGTCGTCGCTGGTGCGGCCGCTGCTGTGGCTGCTGGTGTTCGCCGCAGGCTTCCAGAATGCGCTGGGGGTCGCGATCGCGCCGCCGTACGACAGCTACATCGAATACCAGGTCTATGTCGCACCCGGGCTGCTGGGCATGATCGCGCTGTTCAACGGCATGCAGTCGTCGCTGGCGATGGTGTACGACCGCGAGATGGGCGTGATGCGGCTGCTGCTGACCGCGCCCCTGCCGCGCGGCTGGCTGCTGGGCTGCAAGCTGGCGGCGGGCACGCTGCTGTCGTTGCTGCAGATGGCGGCGTTCCTGCTGGTGGCCGCGGCGTTCGGCATCCGCTTCGCGCCGCTGCACCTGCTGGCCGGCCTGGGCGCGATGACGCTGGCGGCGCTGATGCTGGGCGCGCTCGGCCTGCTGCTGTCGGTCCATGTGCGCCAGCTGGAGAATTTTGCCGGCACCATGAACTTCGTCATCTTCCCGATGTTCTTCATCAGCTCGGCGCTGTATCCGCTGTGGCGCCTGCAGGAGTCGGGCGCCGAGGCGGTGTACCAGCTGGCGCGGCTGAACCCGTTCACGCATGCGGTCGAGGCGATCCGCTTTGCGCTGTACGGGCAGCTGGCGCCGCACAGCCTGGCCATCGTCGCGGCCAGCGCGGTGGCGTTTTTCGCGCTGGCGCTGCGCGGCTACGACCCGCAGCGCGGCATGGCGCGTCGCGGGCAACCGGCATGA
- a CDS encoding PQQ-dependent catabolism-associated beta-propeller protein codes for MKPMPSPAWLAGAWLLATALLVAAGLAEGAQGTQGGPARAATGQVFVSSEKDDALTAYAAASGQQLASWRQCRRPRHLQLSPDRARLYVACSDDHRVDVVDVGTRKTVASLPVGDDPELFDLSQDGRTLYVSNEEDALLSAYDTGSGKRVFAVAVGEEPEGVRVSADGRQVYVASEVANLVHVVDLATRKVVRNIRVGNRPRRLLLVRGGKELWVSNELSASVSVIRTDTLEVVQTIAFAPRGMRAEDVTPVGMAARSDGSHAYIGLGRANHVAVVEVASRRVQDYVLVGRRAWGLALSRDNARLYVANGMSDDVSVVDTASRKAVATLKAGRVPHSVAIDD; via the coding sequence ATGAAGCCGATGCCATCCCCCGCCTGGCTTGCCGGCGCCTGGCTGCTGGCCACCGCGCTGCTGGTTGCCGCCGGCCTGGCCGAGGGCGCGCAGGGCACCCAGGGCGGCCCCGCGCGCGCCGCCACCGGCCAGGTCTTTGTCTCCAGCGAAAAGGACGACGCGCTGACCGCCTACGCTGCCGCCAGCGGCCAGCAGCTGGCGTCGTGGCGCCAGTGCCGGCGGCCGCGCCACCTGCAGCTGTCGCCGGACCGCGCACGGCTGTACGTGGCCTGCAGCGACGACCACCGCGTCGACGTGGTCGACGTCGGCACGCGCAAGACCGTGGCGTCGCTGCCGGTGGGCGACGACCCGGAGCTGTTCGACCTCAGCCAGGACGGCCGCACGCTCTACGTGTCGAATGAAGAGGACGCGCTGCTGTCGGCCTACGACACCGGCTCCGGCAAGCGCGTGTTCGCGGTCGCGGTGGGGGAGGAACCGGAGGGCGTCCGGGTCAGCGCGGACGGGCGGCAGGTGTACGTGGCTTCCGAGGTGGCTAACCTGGTCCACGTGGTCGACCTCGCCACGCGCAAGGTGGTGCGCAATATCCGCGTCGGCAACCGGCCGCGCCGGCTGCTGCTGGTGCGCGGCGGCAAGGAGCTGTGGGTCTCCAACGAGCTGTCGGCCAGCGTCAGCGTGATCCGCACCGATACGCTGGAGGTGGTGCAGACCATTGCCTTCGCGCCGCGCGGCATGCGCGCCGAGGACGTGACCCCGGTCGGGATGGCGGCGCGCAGCGACGGCAGCCACGCCTATATCGGGCTGGGCCGCGCCAACCATGTCGCGGTGGTGGAGGTGGCGTCGCGCCGCGTGCAGGACTACGTGCTGGTGGGACGGCGCGCCTGGGGGCTGGCGCTGAGCCGCGACAACGCCCGGCTCTACGTCGCCAACGGGATGTCGGACGATGTCAGCGTGGTCGACACCGCCAGCCGCAAGGCGGTGGCCACGCTCAAGGCGGGCCGCGTGCCGCATTCGGTGGCGATCGATGACTGA
- a CDS encoding quinoprotein dehydrogenase-associated SoxYZ-like carrier, which produces MTGHRQGLALLALAWLALAVPRVSAAPGTGAGIVHSDPMQSPQWAWIHKELLQQGPVVFDSRVRVTGPAFAEDPMRVPIAFDASALGEVERIVVAVDRNPIRPVLAFEPLRVRPSLSFRFKLEQASPVRVAARTRDGTWHVGSAWVDAGGGGCTVPGATRRDGSWSRTLNRVEARVFPPLGDAGARVRLRVMHPMDTGLVAGIPAFHLETLVLADAARQPLLRLTLHEPVAENPIFSFDLREAVVPGMTVSGHDNNGNRIAARVSP; this is translated from the coding sequence ATGACCGGCCACCGGCAGGGCCTGGCGTTGCTGGCGCTGGCATGGCTGGCGCTGGCCGTCCCGAGGGTGTCCGCGGCACCGGGCACCGGTGCCGGCATCGTGCACAGCGATCCAATGCAGTCGCCGCAATGGGCCTGGATCCACAAGGAGCTGCTGCAGCAGGGCCCGGTAGTGTTCGACAGCCGCGTGCGCGTGACAGGGCCCGCCTTCGCCGAAGACCCGATGCGCGTGCCGATTGCCTTCGACGCGTCGGCGCTGGGCGAGGTCGAGCGCATCGTGGTGGCGGTGGACCGCAACCCGATCCGCCCGGTGCTGGCGTTCGAGCCGCTGCGGGTGCGGCCGTCGCTGTCGTTCCGCTTCAAGCTGGAGCAGGCCTCGCCGGTGCGGGTGGCGGCGCGCACGCGCGACGGCACCTGGCATGTCGGCAGCGCGTGGGTCGACGCCGGCGGCGGTGGCTGCACCGTGCCGGGCGCGACCCGCCGCGACGGCAGCTGGAGCCGCACCCTCAATCGGGTCGAGGCGCGCGTGTTCCCGCCCTTGGGCGACGCCGGCGCGCGCGTGCGGCTGCGCGTGATGCACCCGATGGACACCGGCCTGGTCGCCGGCATCCCGGCGTTCCATCTCGAGACGCTGGTGCTGGCCGACGCGGCGCGGCAGCCGCTGTTGCGGCTGACCCTGCACGAGCCCGTGGCGGAGAACCCGATCTTCTCGTTCGACCTGCGCGAGGCGGTGGTGCCCGGCATGACCGTGTCCGGCCACGACAACAACGGCAACCGCATCGCGGCGCGGGTGTCGCCATGA
- a CDS encoding tripartite tricarboxylate transporter substrate binding protein translates to MFRCLACLLSMCLGLLPAGFARAEGAAAYPSRPVTLVVPWPAGGATDISMRVLAELAGRELGQPIVVENRPGAGGTLVGGLLAAARPDGYTIGQLPLTVYRFPHQQKTAWQPLRDIQPVLMISGYTFGIVVPADSPWRSLRELIAWGRAHPGRLTVGSTGIGTTAHLAMEDVLGRSGVRYLHVPYHGTADQMLAVANGSLMAGVNSTGFAPFVEAGKLRLLAVFSAQRSARWPEVPTVAELGFADAVHNSPYGIGVPRGTDAAIVRRLHDAFRIAMQHPRHLAELARYDQELTYLGTAQYEAFLRQAWDTERSFAQRAGTARAKEQL, encoded by the coding sequence ATGTTCCGTTGCCTTGCCTGCCTGCTGTCGATGTGCCTCGGCCTGTTGCCGGCGGGCTTCGCGCGGGCCGAGGGCGCAGCCGCCTATCCGTCGCGTCCGGTCACGCTGGTGGTGCCGTGGCCGGCCGGCGGGGCCACCGATATATCGATGCGCGTCCTGGCCGAACTGGCCGGACGTGAGCTGGGGCAGCCGATCGTGGTGGAGAACCGGCCCGGCGCCGGCGGCACGTTGGTGGGCGGCCTGCTTGCCGCCGCGCGGCCGGACGGCTACACCATCGGCCAGCTGCCGCTGACGGTGTACCGCTTCCCGCACCAGCAGAAGACCGCGTGGCAGCCGCTGCGCGACATCCAGCCGGTGCTGATGATCTCGGGCTATACCTTCGGCATCGTGGTGCCCGCCGACAGCCCGTGGCGCTCGCTGCGCGAGCTGATTGCCTGGGGCCGCGCACATCCGGGCCGGCTGACCGTGGGCTCCACCGGCATCGGCACCACCGCGCACCTGGCGATGGAGGACGTGCTGGGCCGCAGCGGCGTGCGCTACCTGCACGTGCCGTACCACGGCACCGCCGACCAGATGCTGGCGGTGGCCAACGGCTCGCTGATGGCGGGGGTCAATTCCACCGGCTTCGCGCCGTTCGTCGAAGCCGGCAAGCTGCGCCTGCTGGCGGTGTTCAGCGCGCAGCGCTCGGCGCGCTGGCCCGAGGTGCCGACCGTGGCCGAGCTGGGCTTCGCCGATGCGGTCCACAACTCGCCCTATGGCATCGGCGTGCCGCGCGGCACCGATGCGGCCATCGTCAGGCGCCTGCACGACGCGTTCCGCATCGCCATGCAGCACCCGCGCCATCTCGCCGAGCTGGCTCGCTACGACCAGGAGCTGACCTACCTGGGCACCGCGCAATACGAAGCCTTCCTGCGCCAGGCCTGGGACACCGAACGCAGCTTTGCCCAGCGTGCGGGCACGGCCCGGGCGAAGGAGCAGTTATGA
- a CDS encoding quinoprotein relay system zinc metallohydrolase 1, with protein sequence MKRVLPSLLLWLATAAVLAAPAQPPDYRLAPREIAAGVWLLEGANADFAPANGCNIINTAFIDTGDGVVVINTGPSREYGEQQRRAIAALTGAPVRLVLNLNLHPDYFFGNQAYADVGGSALPATIDGARREGAAYADNLYRLCGDWMRGTEPAPPLHALEAGTRTIGRRTLELIRLEGHTDADLVLLDRAAGIVFAGGLVFRERIPTTPHAHIGRWLDSLARLQALMEQSGARLLVPSHGPALGGTEAIAQTRAYLQWLDARLREAAAQGRDLAEVMALPVPEPFARWGALPAEYLRNVIHLYPAHEEAALGQ encoded by the coding sequence ATGAAGCGCGTATTGCCGTCGCTGCTGCTGTGGCTGGCCACTGCTGCGGTCCTCGCGGCGCCCGCGCAGCCACCTGACTACCGCCTGGCGCCGCGCGAGATCGCCGCCGGCGTGTGGCTGCTGGAAGGCGCCAATGCCGACTTCGCCCCGGCCAATGGCTGCAACATCATCAATACCGCGTTCATCGATACCGGCGACGGCGTGGTGGTGATCAACACCGGCCCCTCGCGCGAGTACGGCGAGCAGCAGCGCCGCGCCATCGCCGCGCTGACCGGCGCGCCAGTACGGCTGGTGCTGAACCTGAACCTGCATCCCGACTACTTCTTCGGCAACCAGGCCTATGCCGACGTGGGCGGCAGCGCGCTGCCCGCCACCATCGACGGCGCGCGCCGCGAGGGCGCGGCCTATGCCGACAACCTCTACCGCCTGTGCGGCGACTGGATGCGCGGCACCGAGCCCGCGCCGCCGCTGCACGCGCTGGAGGCCGGCACACGGACGATCGGGCGCCGCACGCTGGAACTGATCCGCCTGGAAGGCCATACCGACGCAGACCTGGTGCTGCTGGACCGCGCCGCCGGCATCGTCTTCGCCGGCGGGCTGGTGTTCCGCGAGCGCATCCCCACCACGCCGCACGCGCATATCGGGCGCTGGCTCGACAGCCTGGCGCGGCTGCAGGCGCTGATGGAGCAGAGCGGGGCGCGCCTGCTGGTGCCCAGCCACGGGCCCGCGCTGGGCGGCACGGAAGCCATCGCGCAGACGCGTGCCTACCTGCAATGGCTCGACGCGCGCCTGCGCGAGGCCGCGGCGCAGGGACGCGACCTGGCCGAGGTCATGGCCCTGCCGGTGCCCGAGCCCTTCGCGCGCTGGGGCGCGCTGCCGGCCGAGTACCTGCGCAACGTGATCCATCTCTACCCGGCGCACGAGGAAGCCGCGCTGGGCCAGTGA